One part of the Astatotilapia calliptera chromosome 9, fAstCal1.2, whole genome shotgun sequence genome encodes these proteins:
- the LOC113028741 gene encoding ras-related protein Rab-18: MEDDVLTTLKILIIGESGVGKSSLLLRFTEDTFDPEQSATIGVDFKVKTISVDGNKAKLAIWDTAGQERFRTLTPSYYRGAQGVILVYDVTRRETFTKLDNWLSELETYCTRNDLVKMLVGNKIDKENHELDRAEGLKFARKHSMLFIEASAKTRDGVQCAFEELVEKIIQTPGLWQSENHGRAVQLTDEDAGGGTCGGYCSLV; encoded by the exons ATGGAAGACGACGTGCTTACCACGCTGAAGATACTGATAATAGGAGAAAGCGGCGTTGGGAAGTCCAG CCTCCTACTAAGATTTACAGAAGACACATTCGACCCGGAACAATCAGCAACAATAG GCGTTGACTTCAAAGTGAAGACCATTTCTGTGGATGGCAACAAGGCAAAGCTGGCAATATGG GACACCGCGGGACAGGAGCGCTTCCGAACCCTGACGCCCAGTTACTACCGCGGTGCCCAGGGAGTCATCCTGG TGTACGACGTCACGAGACGGGAAACCTTTACAAAGCTCGACAACTGGCTGAGTGAGCTGGAGACATACTGTACAAGGAATGACCTTGTTAAAATGCTTGTAGGGAACAAAATTGATaag GAAAACCACGAGTTAGACAGGGCCGAAGGGCTGAAGTTTGCAAGAAAACATTCCATGCTTTTTATAG AGGCGAGTGCAAAGACGAGGGACGGCGTTCAGTGTGCGTTTGAGGAGCTGGTGGAGAAGATAATCCAGACTCCTGGCTTATGGCAGAGCGAGAACCACGGCCGAGCAGTCCAGCTCACCGACGAAGACGCAGGAGGTGGAACCTGCGGCGGCTACTGCTCCCTTGTCTAG